The genomic window CACCCCACCCGTCATCGTTAAGCCGGCTGCTCCCGTCGTAGCCGCAGCACCGGCGGTAACCACTCCGGCCTCTGAGGCCCCGGCTGAAGGCAGCAAGATCATTATTCTTAAGGGGCCCATCATTGTCCGCGATCTCGCAGGTTTTTTGGGTGTTCGCCCCAACCAACTGATCGCAGAATTAATGCGCTTGAACGTTCTGGCCTCCATTAACGAACAAATTGATGTTAAGGATGCCGCTCGTATTGCCGAAAAACACGGATTTACCGTGGAACGCGAAAAAAAGATTGAACACAAGCCTCTGGTTAAAAAAGAGACCGAAGCCGAAGTAATCCAGCAAATCAAGGCTATCGTCAAAACACATCGGCCTCCTGTCGTCACCGTTTTGGGCCATGTTGACCACGGCAAAACCTCTCTGCTTGATCGAATTCGTAACACCACCATCGCAAAGGGTGAAGCGGGGGGCATTACCCAGCATATTGGAGCCTCTACAGTTCAAGTGGGCGATAAAAGTATCACGTTCCTGGATACCCCGGGTCACGCAGCCTTCACGGCCATGCGTGCCCGTGGTGCTAATATGACGGATATCGCCATCATCGTCGTAGACGCCGGTGACGGGCTCATGCCACAAACCTTGGAAGCCATTAAGCATGCTCAAGCGGCCGAAGTCCCCATTATTGTGGCCATCAATAAAATTGATCTTCCTCAGGCAAATCCGGATAAAGTCAGAAAGCAACTGGCGGCCATCAACATGACGCCTGAAGATTGGGGAGGCAAAACCATTGTCTGTCCCGTCAGCGCCATGACTGGTGCGGGAATTCCCGAATTACTGGAAATGATTCTGCTTCAGGCGGAAGTCATGGAGCTTAAAACCAATCCCAACCAGCCAGCCAAGGGGTTTGTTATTGAGTCCCAATTGGAAGCCGGCATGGGACCGACAGCTAATCTGCTGGTCACAAATGGCACCTTGAATGTCGGGGACGTTATTCTGTGTGGTCCCCACTGGGGACGGGTTCGCGCACTGATCAATGATCACGGGGTCAAAGTCAAAGCCGCCGACGCCTCCACCCCGGTCAAATGCCTGGGTTTATCAGGAGTACCTGATGCGGGTGCGGCTTTTGAAATCATTGCCACTGACCGCGCTGCACGTGATGCCGCCGAAGCCTGCCAGGCAAAGAACAAGCTGGCTCAGCTAACGGCGCCTAAACGCGCCTCGCTTAACACCCTTTTTGATCAGCTGAAAGAGAACAAGGATCGCCTGGAGATCAAGGTGTTAATCAAGTCGGACGTGCAGGGTTCCCTGGAAGCCATTGATTTCGCCCTTAAGCAAATCAATAGCGACAAGGTCTCCATTAACACCATTCTTGGCGGGGTGGGTACAATTTCAGCCAATGACGTCCTCCTGGCGGCAGCCTGCGACGCCATCATCCTCGGGTTCCATGTATCTATTGATGAAAATGCCAACAAAATTTCTAAAAAAGAGGGTGTCGAGATCCGGCTCCACAGCATTATTTACGAACTGATTGATCAGGTTCGCGAAGCAATGGCTGGCTTGTTGAGTCCGATCTTGCGTGAAAAGATGATGGGGCAAGCGGAAGTCAAACAGGTCTTCTCTATGTCCAAGGGCGGGGTTATCGCTGGCTGTATGTGCATGAGCGGGCGCATCACCTCTCGCCTCAAGGCACGGGTCAAGCGTAAGGGCAGTGTTCTTTTCGAAGGCAATATCGCCTCATTGCGTCGCTTCCAAAACGACGTCAGTGAAGTCAAAGAAAGCCAGGAGTGCGGAATTCGTCTGGACAACTTCACGGCTTATGCCGAAGGCGACGTGCTTGAGTTCTATGAAGTAGAGCGTATCGCCCAAACCCTGTAACGCGGGGCAAGCGGATTATGAAGACCGATCGCCTGATCAGAATTAACGAACTGCTTCGTCGCGAAATTAGCGTGGTGCTTTACCGGCTAATTGACCAAACTGAATTTGACATGTCGTCCACGACCGTGACCCATGTCATTGTCAGTCCTGATCTGCACGATGCCCGTGTCCTCGTCTCCATCCGTGGCCATGAACATGAGCGGCGCAAAATGTTGCGTCAACTTCAGCTTTGCCACGCCGACATCCAGTCCGAAGTAGCCAAGGCGGTCATTCTGAAATATACGCCACGCCTGACCTTTGTACTGGATACCTCCATTGAGCAGGGCGATCACGTGCTGGATATTCTCTCTAAAATCCCCATCCCCGCCGAATCGCAGAAGGATTCGGATACCACGGAACCGGCATGAACCGAACGGACCCTTTTGACGGAATATTACTGGTCGATAAGCCGGCCGGGCCGACCTCCCACGATGTCGTGTATAAAATTCGCCGGCATTTCAATCTGAAGAAAGTCGGCCATGGGGGGACACTTGACCCGGCCGCAACGGGACTGCTGGTCATCCTTCTGGGCCGAGGGACTCGGGTTTCAAATCGCTTCATGACATCCGACAAAACCTACGAAGGCACCATTACACTGGGCGTCACAACGGACTCGCAGGACGCTGAAGGCGTTGTCCTCAAGGAAACCGACGCCTCGGGAATTACTCGCGCTCAACTTGAAGATGCCATTTCGAAATTCAAAGGCGACATGTTTCAAATCCCGCCCATGGTCTCGGCGATCAAAATGGCTGGAGTTCCGCTTTATAAACTTGCCCGAAAAGGCGAGGAAATCGAGCGCAAACCCCGCTTTATCCACCTCTATGAGTTTCGGCTCCTCGATTACGCTCCTCCGTGCGGGACATTCGTCCTCCGATGCAGCAAGGGCACCTACGTCCGTACCCTGTGTCATGACATTGGAGAAGCGCTGGGCGTGGGAGCTCATCTTTCACAACTTCGCCGAACCGAATCTGCCGGCTACAATGTCAGTCATGCCGTCACTATGGATCAATTACTGTCCATGCAACAGGTGGATTTGCTTAATGTAGTGATGCCTCTCCACTCCCTTGGGGGCATCATTCAGGAAGACTGACATGAAAATTGTCCGTCACATGTCCGGCCTGAGCGAGCGCAAACGCCCTATCTGTCTTGCCGTAGGCTTCTTCGATGGAGTCCATCTTGGCCATCAGAACGTACTGCGGAGAACGATCGAACATGCCCGCAAAATTGGAGGGGAAGCCTGGGCGATGACGTTCGACCCGCACCCTCTGAAGATCTTGAATCCCGACGCCGCACCACGTATGTTGACCACTTCCCCCCACAAATTGCATCTCTTGCAGCAATTCGGACTTGATGGCTGCCTCCTGATTCCTTTCAATCGGAAATTTGCAGCCATTCAGGCTGCCTCATTTCTGAAGAAACTTGAACGGGACATTCCATCTCTCGCCGCCATTTTTATGGGCGATGACTGGCACTTCGGGCATAAAGGTCAGGGTAATCATCAGATGTTGTGCGATTGGGCAGCGCACCATCCTGGCATTTCCATTCACCAGATTGAAGCCGTACGTCGCGGGGGCCAACCGATATCCAGTACAAGGATCCGGAATACTGTTATTTCCGGAAAACTCGGAGAATCAACCGCCCTGCTGGGTCGCCCCTACAGTATTCTGGGAACCGTCAGACATGGCAATCAAATCGGACGCAAGATTGGCTATCCAACGGCCAATCTCGCTCCCTGTAACGAAGCACACCCTCCTACCGGTGTTTATGCCGTTCAAACGATTTTTAACGGAAAATCCTTCCCGGGAATGGTGAATTTCGGATTCCGCCCAACCGTCGCACCAGTCAAAAAACCGCTGGTGGAGGTATATCTTTTAGATACCAAACAAAACCTGTATGGACGTCAACTTGAAGTATTTTTCCTAAGAAAACTCCGTCATGAGAAGAAGTACCCGGATCTTAAAACCTTGATTCATCAGATCCGTAAGGATGAGATCAAAGCCCGTCAAACACTGGCTTCCGCCTCCGTGAAAAAATTATGGATCGGTACTTTACAAAAGTGGCACCCCGATATTATAGTGAACGTAACAAATAAGAGTATTAAGTTAAGAAAAGAAAGGGATTAGGGCTCAAACACAGTATGGATTCCACAGAGAAGAGCACAGTTCAGAAGGAGTTTCGGAGACACGGAAAAGACACCGGTTCATCTGAAGTTCAGGTTGCCTTGTTAACACGCCGGATTGAGGAGCTCACAGAGCACCTGAAACTCCACAAAAAGGATCACAGCTCCCGCTATGGTCTGCTCAAAATGGTAAGTGCACGCCGTCGCTTGCTCAATTACATGAAGACCAAGGACGAAGCCATTTATCAAGACGTCATCAAACGTCTTAAACTTCGCCGCTAATGCCATTCGGCAATCAGTCAGAACTCTCTCCGCTGGTGCTCTGCACTTAACGGAAGTGTTCTGCTTTTATAACGTCAATTTTAGAAAGTAATCATGAAAGAAGTTTCAGTATCTGTCGCCATCGGCGACAAAGTCATTACCCTTGAGACGGGCCTTCTGGCTCTCCAAGCCAAAGGTGCCGCAACCGTTCGTCTCGGGGATACCATCATCCTGTCGACCGCCTGTGCCTCAGACTCCCCTCGTGAAGGAATCGACTATTTCCCTTTACAGGTGGAATACCGCGAACGTTTCTCCGCCGCCGGAAAATTCCCTGGCGGATTTTTCAAACGCGAAAGCCGCCCGTCAGAGAACGAGATTTTGGCCGCCCGCTTTACCGACCGGCCCATTCGCCCGCTCTTTGCTGAAAGCTACCGCAATGATGTTCAACTCGTGGGCACGTTGCTCTCCGCCGATGGGGAAAATGCTGCCGATGTCCTGAATATCGTGGGCGCCAGCGCAGCATTGACGCTCTCGGACTTGGCTTTTCACGGTCCTATCGCCGGAGTGCGTGTGGGTCGCGTTAACGGCAAGTTCGTAGTCAACCCCACCGTTCTGGAACGAGAACAAAGCGATTTGGACCTGGTGTACGCCGGTAATCGCAATACCCCGACCATGATCGAAGGGGATGCCAAAGAGCTTTCTGAAGCTGACCTGGTGGCCGCGATGCGTTTCGCCCACGAACAGTGCGTGAAACTGATCGACGCCCAGCTTGAGCTTCGCAAATTGGCCGGTCTTCCGGACAAGGTCATTGTTGAGCCGCCGGCTGATACCACCTTCATCGACGCGGCACGCAAATTCGCTGGTGCTGAGCTATCACAAGCTTATTTGATTGCAGGCAAACAGGAGCGGAATGCGACTGTGGGCAAAATCAAGGATGGCTTGAAAGCCAAAATGACCGAGGCCTTCCCTACCATCACCAAGGAACAGTTACGCGCCACGATGGACGAGTTGAGCATCGCGGTGGTTCGTGAAAACGTTCTGGAACGGGGCAAACGCATTGACGGTCGTGGCGAAAACGAAGTTCGCCCGTTATTTGCCAAGGTCGGATTGCTCCCGCGCGTCCACGGCTCGGCCTTTTTCGGCCGCGGTGAAACCCACGCCTTGGGCACCGTGACGCTCGGAACAAACAAGGATGCTCAAGATATGGACGCCATCACTGGCGGCCCTACCTCGAAATCCTTCATGCTTCACTATAACTTCCCGCCCTACAGCGTCGGCGAAACCGGCCGATTCGGATCTCCCGGACGTCGGGAAATCGGACACGGTAATTTGGCTGAACGCGCATTGGCTGAAGTCATTCCTCAGGATTATCCTTACACCATTCGTCTGCTCTCAGACATTATGGGCTCGAATGGATCCAGCTCAATGGCCAGCATCTGCGTGGGCACCTTGGCCTTGATGGATGCGGGCGTTCCGATCACCAGTCCGGTGGCCGGCATTTCCTGCGGTTTATTCACGGCGCCTGGCAAAACCAAGCTTGTCGTGGATATTCTTGGCGACGAAGACCATTGTGGCGATATGGATTTCAAAGTGGGCGGTACCCGTAAGGGTATCACCGGCTTCCAGCTCGACCTCAAAATCCGGGGCTTGGAATGGAACCTGGTTGAAGCCGCTTTCGAGAAATGCCGTGCCGCACGTATGCAGATCCTCGACTACATGGAAAGTGTGATCGCAAAGCCGCGTGACGATCTGTCACCCCATGCTCCGCGTATCACCGTCGTCAACATTCCCATTGATAAAATCGGCGAACTGATCGGCCCCGGCGGCAAAAACATCCGCCGTATTGTCGAACTCAGCGGCGCTCAAATTGACATCAATGACGATGGCGTCGTCAAGGTCTTCAGCAGCAAGGAAGAAGGCATGCAACTGGCTCTGCGCGAAATCAATATGATCACCGCCGAACCGGAAGAAGGCGCCATTTATGACGGTATCGTGACAGGGATCACAAAATTCGGTTGTTTCGTTGAAATTTTCCCAGGCCGTGATGGTTTGGTTCACATCAGCGAGCTTGCCGATTGCCACGTCCGGAACGTTGAGGATGTGTGCAAGGTTGGCGACCAGATGTGGGTCAAATGCATTGGCATCGACGAGAAGGGGCGAGTCAAGCTCAGTCGTCGCGCAGCCATGGCGGAAAAGGACGTCCCCGCCGCCCAATAAGTTAGACTTAGTAACATCAAAAAGGGGAAGAAGAGTAATCTTCTTCCCCTTTTTATTTTCCCTAAAAGGATTATTCCTATTCTTTCGGAACCTGCATTTGCATGGAACGGCCATACCGGGCGGAATTGATGGTCAGGGGAGCAGGCCGAACGTCAGTAGGCGGAACATTTGAGGCGGCGCGCCCCGCAATGACAGCCTCGGAACTCCGCCCATCAAACAGCGGGCGCTCCAGGTTATCCAGGTAGTCCGTCTCGATGATTTGAACCCGCTGAAGCAATTCGGCAACCTGCCGTGTCAACAAGGTGTTATCCACTTCAAGTGTGGAAACTTTCTCCTTTAACCGGGCAATCTCATCATCACGACCAGTCAGCTCAGTGGTCATATTCGAAGCAAGCGTCGAATGAGCCCACAGGATGTTGCGCGTGATATCCGAACGTATCGAGGCCGTATTCTTTACCACAGATTGCGAGGCCTTCTCTGCCTCTCTTTTCAGTTCAGCCTTCGCCTCCTGCTGGGATCGGTCAAACCGGGTACTCGTTTGCTGGATGTCTGCCTTAAGCGCATGGACGCGCTCACTGTTCATCCATACAATGACTGCCAGCACTCCTGAGAATGCCACGGTAAATCCGAGCAGTCCCCACATAAAGCGCTTTCGCCCACGACGGCGCTCCTGATCCAAAAATTGTTTGAACGAATTCAACACCGGCAACGAATCCTCATTCAGCGCTGAATCAGCGGCCAATACCGGCAAATGCAGTCCATCACTGTGTTGCGCCTTTACAGAAGGCGGGGGAGAAAACTTACTGCTCGCCTGATTCATTCCTGCCATGCGCTCGGAAATACGTGACAGCGCTTCTGCCTGTAAGCGCAAAACCTCGGTAAGCCCCTCAACACCCTTATTATCGGGATCTGAACTGATTTTATTATCTGTCATAATTATTTCCGCCTGAACCACTTCCCACCGGTTCTTTTCTGATTTTCCTGCTCACGCTTCAACACTTCCCATTGCCGCAACTCCTGTTGGAGTCGGGCCTCAACACTATTCAAAATTCCGGACGTATTTCCAGTTTTCTCATGTTTACCGTCGGCCTTGTCCGGTTGTCCGGAACCGGATACTTCAGTCCAATCCCCCGCCTCTTCGGTCACGAGCACTTCGGCCTGAAGCACCTCAGTATGAATCACTTCCGCCTCAACGACTGTACCCTGAGTTGAAAAAACAGGCCGTTTTTCATCCAGTTTTTTCTGCAAATCCCGCAACTGACCTTCTCTCCGATCCACTTCACGCATCGTTTTCGCGACCAACTCAGTTGAGGCTAATACATCCTGCTCAATCTGCTGGAACTTGACGGCAGACTCTTTTTCTTTACTGGCAGATTCATGTACCAATACCTGATAGTTCTCTTGCGCTTGCGCAAGCTGGGCAATAAGGGCGACTGAACGTTGTTGTACTTCTTGCAAGGCTTTGTCCCCCAAGGCTATTTTGGATTGCATTTCAGTGGCCTGTGAATCCGCCTGCATTTTACCATGAGCCACAGCAGCCTCCAGTTGCTGAATCAAAGTCTCTTTTTTCTGGAGTGCGCCCTGAGATTCCTTCAACCAGGCGGCACGCTCTTCTGTCAGTAACTTTTGCGCTCCTTCTTGCACGTGAACCAGTTGGGTGGCGAGCAGGCTGGCTCGCTGCTGAGCTTCCTCCAAGGCCGTTATTTTTGAGCGCATTTCAATCGCCTGCGCCTCGGCCTGATTTTTGCCAAGGGCTACCTCGCTCTCCAGTTTCCGGATCTGGGTATCAGTCCGAATTTTACCTTGAGCTACGGCGGACTCCAATTGCTGAATCTGCGTATCAGCCTGAGCCTTATCTTGCGTCGCAGCAGACTCCAGTTTCCGGATTTCGGCATCCCGGTTCTGAAGGGTTTTCTGAGCTTCACTCAATTGATGAGAGAGCGCCTCATTCAGTCTCATGGAAACAGCCAGATCCTGATCGGCATTCTCCAGCTTTGCCTTTAAGGCCCTCAATCTTGAGCTGCATTCCTCCGCTTCATTCAAAACCCCACGATGGGCTCCACGCAAAGCCACAAGGGCCGTACTCATCAAAGCCCCGCAACCTGCCAGCATCTGATGGAATTCCTCAACCAGAAGAGGCAGCAGCGAATGGTCAAGGATCGCCTCACGCTTAGTTCCGAGCTCACTTAGTTTGACTCCAGGCGGAATGGAGTTTTCCGAGGCCAGCACCCATATTGCCAGAAGATTTAACGGGCCATAGAGTGTGCCATCCGCAAACTGAACAGACCAGTTGAGACGCAGTTCAGGGATTTTTTCCACAGGAAACCAGACGTCACGATTTTCCGACCATTCACAGCCGGGAATGACTCGTGCATCAGTCGCCCAAACACATAAAGTGACAATATCAACAGGGCCATAGACAGTCCCATCAGGAGTTCTGAGGGAATAGGCGACCACCGTGTTGATTGCAGACTCCATGGGTAATTATCCAGTGCGTCCAAAGTTTGATTCTTTTCGCCAAAGCGTCTCGCGCTTCGGCTTCCGACAGGGCGTTTTGGCCACTTGCACATACACCATATCTTCCCCGAGAATATGTTCTAACTCCTGAATCAGGGATTCGTCACAAGTAACTTTAAAATTGCTGCTGGTATCAAGAAATACCTTTTCCCCCGATTGATATTCCAGGCACAAATTTACCATCGTCTGCCCGGGATGAAGCTCCAGAACATCACGGATTTTCTCCAGGATCGAAGGGTCCTCGCTCACTCTGCCGGCCGTGAGGTGCAGACTGAATTTTTCGACGAACAATGAGGGGGAATCTTTAAGCGGATAGACCTCGCTGGCGATGATACGGAGCCTGTTCTCATCATCCAGCCGCACTTCCCCACAAAGCATCACCGCCTGGTCCTGAGCTAACACTGGCTTGTACTCCAAATAGGCATCAGGATAGACCACTACCTCGATACTCCCATCCAGATCCTCCAGCTTCAGCACGGCCATAGGCTCCTTCTTTTTGGTCATACGAGGCAATAACTCGGATATCAAGCCCCCAATTCGGGTCTGCTCTCCCGATTTAATTGACTTCAAGCCTTCCACGTTGGTCAACTGATAGCGCTCAAGCAACTTAGAATACTGGCTCAGCGGATGCCCGCTCATGTAGATTCCCAGCAGTTCACGCTCCTGAGCCAATAGCTGCCCTTCCGACCATTTATCAGCCTGAGGTAACGACCCATCATCGGCCGTGACCTGGGGTTCAACAGGCATAAGATCAAATAAACTCCCCTGCCCCGACGCTTTATCGCGTGCGGCGGCATTGGCTCGATTCTGGGCAAAATCAATCCCGCCAAACAATCGGGCACGATCACTACCCGGAAAATCAAATGCTCCGGCCTTGATTAAACTTTCAACGACCTTCTTATTGATAACTTGCCCCTGAAACCGTCTAAAGAAGTCCATGAGGCCCTTGTAGTGCCCATTCCGCTTCCGTTCCGACACAATCTCGCGACAAGCCGCTTCGCCGGCATTCTTGATGGTCGCAAGCCCGTAACGAACCGCCCCCTTTGTGGGACTGAATCGGACTTCGCTTTCGTTGATATGGGGAGGAAGAATCTCCAACCCCATGGCCCGGCATTCAACCACGAATACAGGGATCTTATCCATATTCCCCATTTCGCTCGAAAGAAGAGCAGACATGAATTCTTCAGGGTAATGCGCCTTCAGGTAAGCCGTTTGCATGGCGACCACGCTGTAGGCCGCGCTATGGGATTTATTGAACCCATAATCTGCAAACTTTTCGATCATATCATAGATTTCCTGCGCCTTGGCGGCCGGAATCTTGTTTGTTTTGGCACACCCCTCAATGAATTTCTCGCGCATCTTGGCCATTTCACCGGCCTTCTTCTTGGAGATGGCACGACGGAGATTATCGCCCATCGCAAGGGAAAAACCGGCCAGCACATTGGACACCCGCTGAACCTGCTCCTGATAGATCATATAGCCATAGGTCCCCTTGAGAATCGGCTCAAGAAGGGGATGGCCAAACTCGGTTTTTTCGCGACCATGCTTGCGATTAATAAAGCTATCAATAAACTGCATCGGCCCCGGCCGATACAAGGCATTCATAGCGATAATCTCATCAATGATCGTAGGGCAGAGTTTGCGCAAATTGTCGCGCATGCCTCCAGATTCAAACTGGAATACCCCCACGGTATCACCCCGCTGCAGCAGCTCAAAGGTTTTCAAATCATCCATGGGAATGGTATCAATATCCACGCTCACCCCTCGGGTAGACTTGACCCAATCCACTGCTTCCTGAATCACGGTCAGGGTCTTCAGGCCGAGAAAATCCATCTTCAAAAGACCAATTTTCCCGATGGGATCCATGGCATATTGTGTAATAACCTGATCTTCTTTATCCAGCGTCAACGGAACAATCTCAATCAGCGGTTTTTCACCGATCACAACACCAGCCGCATGTGTACCGGCGTTACGCAACAGGCCCTCCAACACGACCCCATATTCAAGAATTCGCGTACAATTCGGTTCTGTTACAGAGGCCTTCTTGAATTCAGGATTCAGTTCCAGTGCCTTCGCCAAAGTAATCTTGGGATCATCGGGAATCATCTTGGCCAGCCGGTCGCACTCGGAATAAGGCAATTCCAAAGCACGCCCGATATCTCGAATCACGGTCTTAGCCCCTAACGAACCAAAGGTAATGATCTGGGCACAATTTTCACGCCCATACTTGTCCTTGACATACTCAATCACCTCGCCGCGCCGGGTTTGACAAAAATCAATATCGAAGTCAGGCGGGGATACTCGTTCAGGGTTCAGAAAACGCTCAAAAATCAGATCATAACGAATGGGGTCAATACCGGTGATTTCAAGAAGATAGGCCACCAGACTTCCCGCACCGGACCCACGTCCAGGCCCAACAGGTATTCCCTTGGTCTTGGCGAAATTGATGAAATCCCACACCACCAGGAAATAATTGATGAACCCCATCCGCTCAATAATGGAAAGCTCATACAAACACCTCGTCACGAGTTCTTTTTCACGCTCATCTATCGGCTGATTGAGAGCCTGAACCCCATATCTCTTCAACAACCCCTTGTGACACAAGTTGAGCAGGTAATCCTTTTGCGTAATATCCACAGGGACTTTGAAAAGTGGAAAATGAAGCCCGCCAAACTCAAATTCATAGTTACAACATTCGGCGATTTTAAGGGTATTGGTAATGGATTCCGGAATATCCCGAAAAATCGCAGCCATCTCATCTCCACTCTTGAAATAAAACTCGGAAGAAGGATATTTCATGCGCTTGGCGTCACTCATGACGGTCTGAGTTTGGAGACACAGCATGACTTCGTGTGCGGCGGCATGTTCCCGCTTCAAGTAATGGGCATCATTGGTCGCGACCAACCCCAATCCTGTTTTCTTAGCCAACGCCGCCAACGCCTTGTTGACTTTGCGTTGCTCCGGCATCAGATGATCCTGAACTTCAAGATAGAAATTATCTTTGCCCAGAATGTCAGAATAGAGTCCGGCCAACTTAAGTGCCCCGTCTTCATCATCATCCCTCAGTCGCTCGGGGATTTCACCTTTCAAGCAGGCGGAGAGACCAATCAGTCCATTGGAATATTTTGCCAGGATTTCATGATCAATGCGGGGCTTATAATAAAACCCTTCCAGATGGGCAGCACTGATCAGCCTGACCAAATTCCGATACCCCGTTTCATTCTTCGCCAGCAATACCAAATGGTTGGCATGGGATTTCGAGGAGTTTTCAGTTTTCCGGTCGAAGCGACTGCCGGAAGTCACATAGGATTCACACCCGATAATCGGCTTAACCCCTTTTTCGCGGGTGGCCTCATAGAAAGGAACCGACCCATACATGACTCCGTGGTCAGTAATCGCCAGCGCGGGCATCTCCATGGCCTGAGCGGCTGCCGCAATATCCTTAATGCGGCAAGCTCCATCCAGCATGCTGTATTCAGTGTGAACGTGGAGATGAACAAATGGAGTCATAGGCGATAGGTTCAAACATCCATCGCCATGGCGACTTCGGGACAAGTAAAGGGCGAATCGTATTTCGCACAGTTAATGCAACCCATATAGAGTTTATGCATGAGCGAAGCCTTCGGGACCTCATGGAACCCCATCTTGGCAAAAAAACCGGGGGTGAAGGTCAATACAATCAACTGAGAAGGTTTCAGAACTTGAATCCGCGCAATGGCGGCCTCAACCAGCATGCGGCCCACACCGTGTTTCCGAAAACTCCGCTTCACTGAAAGAGATTTGATTTCAACCGACGGATGCCGGGCATGGCCTATCTCAGGTAAAATTGACCAGGAAACCGTTCCAACAATCTGTCCGTTTTTCTCGCAGACAATAAAACGATCGATATTCTCTGCGATATCAGAAATGGGACGCGGCAGGAGTTCTTTCGGATAGGCCTTGATCAGACTGTAAATCCCATCCGCATCCGTAAAGCCCGCATTACGTACAATAAATTTTGAATTCATTTTCACAGCCATAAGAATACCCCACCCCGCTTTATGACGCCAAGAAAAAGATAAACCTTATCTCAGTGCAAGTCTCTTGTATTTACCACGGCGATGAAGCAGACGCTCGCTGTTGCCTGCCAGCACTTTCTCCTCATAGTCCGCAAAATTTCCCTCGAACCACCGCAATTTACCATCCCCATCAAAAATCAACAGGTGCGTGCAAATACGATCTAAAAAATATCGATCGTGACTGATGACCATGGCACAGCCGGGGAATTCCATAATGGCTTCCTCCAGGACACGCATCGTGTTGACATCCAAATCATTGGTCGGCTCATCGAGCAACAACACATTGCCACCCCGCCGCAGCATCTTGGCCAAATGAACGCGATTACGCTCACCACCTGACAGTTTCCCAACTTTTTTCTGCTGCTGGGCGCCACGGAAGTTGAAGCGTGACAGATAGGCGCGCGAATTCATCGTACGATCACCCATTTCCACCTCTTCCCGACCGTTGGTGATTTCCTCAAATACCGTCAAATCATCACGTAACGCATCACGATGTTGATCCACATAAGACAGCACGACACTTTCGCCAATAGTCACGACGCCCTTGTCAGGCTGTTCCTGGCCCACAATCATGCGGAACAGGGTTGTCTTTCCGCATCCATTGGGCCCCACTACCCCCACCACCGCGCCACGAGGCAGATTAAACGACACCTGGTCCAACAGATTCGCTCCGCCATAGCC from bacterium includes these protein-coding regions:
- the rpsO gene encoding 30S ribosomal protein S15; its protein translation is MDSTEKSTVQKEFRRHGKDTGSSEVQVALLTRRIEELTEHLKLHKKDHSSRYGLLKMVSARRRLLNYMKTKDEAIYQDVIKRLKLRR
- the truB gene encoding tRNA pseudouridine(55) synthase TruB — protein: MNRTDPFDGILLVDKPAGPTSHDVVYKIRRHFNLKKVGHGGTLDPAATGLLVILLGRGTRVSNRFMTSDKTYEGTITLGVTTDSQDAEGVVLKETDASGITRAQLEDAISKFKGDMFQIPPMVSAIKMAGVPLYKLARKGEEIERKPRFIHLYEFRLLDYAPPCGTFVLRCSKGTYVRTLCHDIGEALGVGAHLSQLRRTESAGYNVSHAVTMDQLLSMQQVDLLNVVMPLHSLGGIIQED
- the rbfA gene encoding 30S ribosome-binding factor RbfA; translated protein: MKTDRLIRINELLRREISVVLYRLIDQTEFDMSSTTVTHVIVSPDLHDARVLVSIRGHEHERRKMLRQLQLCHADIQSEVAKAVILKYTPRLTFVLDTSIEQGDHVLDILSKIPIPAESQKDSDTTEPA
- the infB gene encoding translation initiation factor IF-2 yields the protein TPPVIVKPAAPVVAAAPAVTTPASEAPAEGSKIIILKGPIIVRDLAGFLGVRPNQLIAELMRLNVLASINEQIDVKDAARIAEKHGFTVEREKKIEHKPLVKKETEAEVIQQIKAIVKTHRPPVVTVLGHVDHGKTSLLDRIRNTTIAKGEAGGITQHIGASTVQVGDKSITFLDTPGHAAFTAMRARGANMTDIAIIVVDAGDGLMPQTLEAIKHAQAAEVPIIVAINKIDLPQANPDKVRKQLAAINMTPEDWGGKTIVCPVSAMTGAGIPELLEMILLQAEVMELKTNPNQPAKGFVIESQLEAGMGPTANLLVTNGTLNVGDVILCGPHWGRVRALINDHGVKVKAADASTPVKCLGLSGVPDAGAAFEIIATDRAARDAAEACQAKNKLAQLTAPKRASLNTLFDQLKENKDRLEIKVLIKSDVQGSLEAIDFALKQINSDKVSINTILGGVGTISANDVLLAAACDAIILGFHVSIDENANKISKKEGVEIRLHSIIYELIDQVREAMAGLLSPILREKMMGQAEVKQVFSMSKGGVIAGCMCMSGRITSRLKARVKRKGSVLFEGNIASLRRFQNDVSEVKESQECGIRLDNFTAYAEGDVLEFYEVERIAQTL
- the ribF gene encoding riboflavin biosynthesis protein RibF; its protein translation is MKIVRHMSGLSERKRPICLAVGFFDGVHLGHQNVLRRTIEHARKIGGEAWAMTFDPHPLKILNPDAAPRMLTTSPHKLHLLQQFGLDGCLLIPFNRKFAAIQAASFLKKLERDIPSLAAIFMGDDWHFGHKGQGNHQMLCDWAAHHPGISIHQIEAVRRGGQPISSTRIRNTVISGKLGESTALLGRPYSILGTVRHGNQIGRKIGYPTANLAPCNEAHPPTGVYAVQTIFNGKSFPGMVNFGFRPTVAPVKKPLVEVYLLDTKQNLYGRQLEVFFLRKLRHEKKYPDLKTLIHQIRKDEIKARQTLASASVKKLWIGTLQKWHPDIIVNVTNKSIKLRKERD